A section of the Acanthochromis polyacanthus isolate Apoly-LR-REF ecotype Palm Island chromosome 1, KAUST_Apoly_ChrSc, whole genome shotgun sequence genome encodes:
- the LOC127534530 gene encoding UDP-3-O-acylglucosamine N-acyltransferase-like isoform X19: MFFLLTIKLQNVQVVLFCGLDGILIFELMGRDKGEAGREVDAGAEVAAGAEVAVGAEVAAGAEVAVGAVVAVGAEVAAGAEVAAGAVVAVGAEVAVGAEVAAGAEVAAGAEVAVGAEVAVGAEVAAGAVVAAGAEVAAGAEVAAGAEVAVGAEVAAGAEVAVGAEVAVGAEVAAGAEVAAGAEVAAGAEVAAGAEVAVGAEVAAGAEVAAGAEVAVGAEVAVGAEVAAGAEVAAGAEVAVGAEVAVGAEVAAGAEVAVGAEVAVGAEVAVGAEVAAGAEVAAGAEVAVGAEVAAGAEVAVGAEVAAGAEVAVGAVVAVGAEVAAGAEVAVGAEVAAGAEVAAGAEVAAGAEVAAGAEVAVGAVVAVGAEVAAGAEVAAGAEVAAGAEVAAGAEVAAGAEVAAGAEVAVGAEVAVGAEVAAGAEVAAGAEVAVGAEVAVGAEVAVGAEVAAGAEVAAGAEVAVGAEVAAGAEVAAGAEVAVGAEVAVGAEVAVGAEVTAEANIFHLKNGRSEITFI; this comes from the exons atgttctttttgctaACAATTAAATTGCAAAATGTGCAAGTTGTTTTATTCTGTGGCCTTGACGGTATTTTAATATTTGAGCTAATGGGGAGAGACAAAGGGGAAGCTGGTAGAGAGGTGGACGCAGGAGCAGAGGTGGCAGCAGGAGCAGAGGTTGCAGTAGGAGCAGAGGttgcagcaggagcagaggtGGCAGTAGGAGCAGTGGTTGCAGTAGGAGCAGAGGttgcagcaggagcagaggtTGCAGCAGGAGCAGTGGTTGCAGTAGGAGCAGAG GTTGCAGTAGGAGCAGAGGttgcagcaggagcagaggtGGCAGCAGGAGCAGAGGTTGCAGTAGGAGCAGAGGTTGCAGTAGGAGCAGAGGTGGCAGCAGGAGCAGTGGttgcagcaggagcagaggttgcagcaggagcagaggtGGCAGCAGGAGCAGAGGTTGCAGTAGGAGCAGAGGTGGCAGCAGGAGCAGAGGTTGCAGTAGGAGCAGAGGTTGCAGTAGGAGCAGAGGTGGCAGCAGGAGCAGAGGttgcagcaggagcagag GttgcagcaggagcagaggttgcagcaggagcagaggtTGCAGTAGGAGCAGAGGttgcagcaggagcagaggtGGCAGCAGGAGCAGAGGTTGCAGTAGGTGCAGAGGTTGCAGTAGGAGCAGAGGTGGCAGCAGGAGCAGAGGTGGCAGCAGGAGCAGAGGTTGCAGTAGGTGCAGAGGTTGCAGTAGGAGCAGAGGTGGCAGCAGGAGCAGAG GTTGCAGTAGGAGCAGAGGTGGCAGTAGGAGCAGAGGTGGCAGTAGGAGCAGAGGttgcagcaggagcagaggtGGCAGCAGGAGCAGAGGTGGCAGTAGGAGCAGAGGttgcagcaggagcagaggtTGCAGTAGGAGCAGAGGttgcagcaggagcagaggtTGCAGTAGGAGCAGTGGTTGCAGTAGGAGCAGAGGttgcagcaggagcagaggtGGCAGTAGGAGCAGAGGTGGCAGCAGGAGCAGAGGttgcagcaggagcagaggttgcagcaggagcagaggttgcagcaggagcagaggtTGCAGTAGGAGCAGTGGTTGCAGTAGGAGCAGAGGttgcagcaggagcagaggttgcagcaggagcagaggtggcagcaggagcagaggttgcagcaggagcagaggtggcagcaggagcagaggttgcagcaggagcagaggtTGCAGTAGGAGCAGAGGTGGCAGTAGGAGCAGAGGTGGCAGCAGGAGCAGAGGttgcagcaggagcagaggtTGCAGTAGGAGCAGAGGTGGCAGTAGGAGCAGAGGTTGCAGTAGGAGCAGAGGttgcagcaggagcagaggtGGCAGCAGGAGCAGAGGTTGCAGTAGGAGCAGAGGttgcagcaggagcagaggttgcagcaggagcagag gtTGCAGTAGGAGCAGAGGTTGCAGTAGGAGCAGAGGTTGCAGTAGGAGCAGAAGTCACTGCTGAGGCAAACATATTTCATCTTAAAAATGGAAGAagtgaaattacatttatttag
- the LOC127534530 gene encoding UDP-3-O-acylglucosamine N-acyltransferase-like isoform X46 — MFFLLTIKLQNVQVVLFCGLDGILIFELMGRDKGEAGREVDAGAEVAAGAEVAVGAEVAAGAEVAVGAVVAVGAEVAAGAEVAAGAEVAAGAEVAAGAEVAVGAEVAVGAEVAAGAEVAAGAEVAAGAEVAAGAEVAVGAEVAAGAEVAAGAEVAVGAEVAVGAEVAAGAEVAAGAEVAVGAEVAVGAEVAAGAEVAVGAEVAVGAEVAVGAEVAAGAEVAAGAEVAVGAEVAAGAEVAVGAEVAAGAEVAVGAVVAVGAEVAAGAEVAVGAEVAAGAEVAAGAEVAAGAEVAAGAEVAVGAVVAVGAEVAAGAEVAAGAEVAAGAEVAAGAEVAAGAEVAAGAEVAVGAEVAVGAEVAAGAEVAAGAEVAVGAEVAVGAEVAVGAEVAAGAEVAAGAEVAVGAEVAAGAEVAAGAEVAVGAEVAVGAEVAVGAEVTAEANIFHLKNGRSEITFI; from the exons atgttctttttgctaACAATTAAATTGCAAAATGTGCAAGTTGTTTTATTCTGTGGCCTTGACGGTATTTTAATATTTGAGCTAATGGGGAGAGACAAAGGGGAAGCTGGTAGAGAGGTGGACGCAGGAGCAGAGGTGGCAGCAGGAGCAGAGGTTGCAGTAGGAGCAGAGGttgcagcaggagcagaggtGGCAGTAGGAGCAGTGGTTGCAGTAGGAGCAGAGGttgcagcaggagcagag GttgcagcaggagcagaggttgcagcaggagcagaggtGGCAGCAGGAGCAGAGGTTGCAGTAGGTGCAGAGGTTGCAGTAGGAGCAGAGGTGGCAGCAGGAGCAGAGGTGGCAGCAGGAGCAGAGGttgcagcaggagcagaggttgcagcaggagcagaggtTGCAGTAGGAGCAGAGGttgcagcaggagcagaggtGGCAGCAGGAGCAGAGGTTGCAGTAGGTGCAGAGGTTGCAGTAGGAGCAGAGGTGGCAGCAGGAGCAGAGGTGGCAGCAGGAGCAGAGGTTGCAGTAGGTGCAGAGGTTGCAGTAGGAGCAGAGGTGGCAGCAGGAGCAGAG GTTGCAGTAGGAGCAGAGGTGGCAGTAGGAGCAGAGGTGGCAGTAGGAGCAGAGGttgcagcaggagcagaggtGGCAGCAGGAGCAGAGGTGGCAGTAGGAGCAGAGGttgcagcaggagcagaggtTGCAGTAGGAGCAGAGGttgcagcaggagcagaggtTGCAGTAGGAGCAGTGGTTGCAGTAGGAGCAGAGGttgcagcaggagcagaggtGGCAGTAGGAGCAGAGGTGGCAGCAGGAGCAGAGGttgcagcaggagcagaggttgcagcaggagcagaggttgcagcaggagcagaggtTGCAGTAGGAGCAGTGGTTGCAGTAGGAGCAGAGGttgcagcaggagcagaggttgcagcaggagcagaggtggcagcaggagcagaggttgcagcaggagcagaggtggcagcaggagcagaggttgcagcaggagcagaggtTGCAGTAGGAGCAGAGGTGGCAGTAGGAGCAGAGGTGGCAGCAGGAGCAGAGGttgcagcaggagcagaggtTGCAGTAGGAGCAGAGGTGGCAGTAGGAGCAGAGGTTGCAGTAGGAGCAGAGGttgcagcaggagcagaggtGGCAGCAGGAGCAGAGGTTGCAGTAGGAGCAGAGGttgcagcaggagcagaggttgcagcaggagcagag gtTGCAGTAGGAGCAGAGGTTGCAGTAGGAGCAGAGGTTGCAGTAGGAGCAGAAGTCACTGCTGAGGCAAACATATTTCATCTTAAAAATGGAAGAagtgaaattacatttatttag
- the LOC127534530 gene encoding UDP-3-O-acylglucosamine N-acyltransferase-like isoform X12, with product MFFLLTIKLQNVQVVLFCGLDGILIFELMGRDKGEAGREVDAGAEVAAGAEVAVGAEVAAGAEVAVGAVVAVGAEVAAGAEVAAGAVVAVGAEVAVGAEVAAGAEVAAGAEVAVGAEVAVGAEVAAGAVVAAGAEVAAGAEVAAGAEVAVGAEVAAGAEVAVGAEVAVGAEVAAGAEVAAGAEVAAGAEVAAGAEVAVGAEVAVGAEVAAGAEVAAGAEVAAGAEVAAGAEVAVGAEVAAGAEVAAGAEVAVGAEVAVGAEVAAGAEVAAGAEVAVGAEVAVGAEVAAGAEVAVGAEVAVGAEVAVGAEVAAGAEVAAGAEVAVGAEVAAGAEVAVGAEVAAGAEVAVGAVVAVGAEVAAGAEVAAGAEVAAGAEVAVGAVVAVGAEVAAGAEVAAGAEVAAGAEVAAGAEVAAGAEVAAGAEVAVGAEVAVGAEVAAGAEVAAGAEVAVGAEVAVGAEVAVGAEVAAGAEVAAGAEVAVGAEVAAGAEVAAGAEVAVGAEVAVGAEVAVGAEVTAEANIFHLKNGRSEITFI from the exons atgttctttttgctaACAATTAAATTGCAAAATGTGCAAGTTGTTTTATTCTGTGGCCTTGACGGTATTTTAATATTTGAGCTAATGGGGAGAGACAAAGGGGAAGCTGGTAGAGAGGTGGACGCAGGAGCAGAGGTGGCAGCAGGAGCAGAGGTTGCAGTAGGAGCAGAGGttgcagcaggagcagaggtGGCAGTAGGAGCAGTGGTTGCAGTAGGAGCAGAGGttgcagcaggagcagaggtTGCAGCAGGAGCAGTGGTTGCAGTAGGAGCAGAG GTTGCAGTAGGAGCAGAGGttgcagcaggagcagaggtGGCAGCAGGAGCAGAGGTTGCAGTAGGAGCAGAGGTTGCAGTAGGAGCAGAGGTGGCAGCAGGAGCAGTGGttgcagcaggagcagaggttgcagcaggagcagaggtGGCAGCAGGAGCAGAGGTTGCAGTAGGAGCAGAGGTGGCAGCAGGAGCAGAGGTTGCAGTAGGAGCAGAGGTTGCAGTAGGAGCAGAGGTGGCAGCAGGAGCAGAGGttgcagcaggagcagaggttgcagcaggagcagaggtGGCAGCAGGAGCAGAGGTTGCAGTAGGTGCAGAGGTTGCAGTAGGAGCAGAGGTGGCAGCAGGAGCAGAGGTGGCAGCAGGAGCAGAGGttgcagcaggagcagaggttgcagcaggagcagaggtTGCAGTAGGAGCAGAGGttgcagcaggagcagaggtGGCAGCAGGAGCAGAGGTTGCAGTAGGTGCAGAGGTTGCAGTAGGAGCAGAGGTGGCAGCAGGAGCAGAGGTGGCAGCAGGAGCAGAGGTTGCAGTAGGTGCAGAGGTTGCAGTAGGAGCAGAGGTGGCAGCAGGAGCAGAG GTTGCAGTAGGAGCAGAGGTGGCAGTAGGAGCAGAGGTGGCAGTAGGAGCAGAGGttgcagcaggagcagaggtGGCAGCAGGAGCAGAGGTGGCAGTAGGAGCAGAGGttgcagcaggagcagaggtTGCAGTAGGAGCAGAGGttgcagcaggagcagaggtTGCAGTAGGAGCAGTGGTTGCAGTAGGAGCAGAG GttgcagcaggagcagaggttgcagcaggagcagaggttgcagcaggagcagaggtTGCAGTAGGAGCAGTGGTTGCAGTAGGAGCAGAGGttgcagcaggagcagaggttgcagcaggagcagaggtggcagcaggagcagaggttgcagcaggagcagaggtggcagcaggagcagaggttgcagcaggagcagaggtTGCAGTAGGAGCAGAGGTGGCAGTAGGAGCAGAGGTGGCAGCAGGAGCAGAGGttgcagcaggagcagaggtTGCAGTAGGAGCAGAGGTGGCAGTAGGAGCAGAGGTTGCAGTAGGAGCAGAGGttgcagcaggagcagaggtGGCAGCAGGAGCAGAGGTTGCAGTAGGAGCAGAGGttgcagcaggagcagaggttgcagcaggagcagag gtTGCAGTAGGAGCAGAGGTTGCAGTAGGAGCAGAGGTTGCAGTAGGAGCAGAAGTCACTGCTGAGGCAAACATATTTCATCTTAAAAATGGAAGAagtgaaattacatttatttag
- the LOC127534530 gene encoding uncharacterized protein LOC127534530 isoform X31, with product MFFLLTIKLQNVQVVLFCGLDGILIFELMGRDKGEAGREVDAGAEVAAGAEVAVGAEVAAGAEVAVGAVVAVGAEVAAGAEVAAGAVVAVGAEVAVGAEVAAGAEVAAGAEVAVGAEVAVGAEVAAGAVVAAGAEVAAGAEVAAGAEVAVGAEVAAGAEVAVGAEVAVGAEVAAGAEVAAGAEVAAGAEVAAGAEVAVGAEVAVGAEVAAGAEVAAGAEVAAGAEVAAGAEVAVGAEVAVGAEVAVGAEVAAGAEVAAGAEVAVGAEVAAGAEVAVGAEVAAGAEVAVGAVVAVGAEVAAGAEVAVGAEVAAGAEVAAGAEVAAGAEVAAGAEVAVGAVVAVGAEVAAGAEVAAGAEVAAGAEVAAGAEVAAGAEVAAGAEVAVGAEVAVGAEVAAGAEVAAGAEVAVGAEVAVGAEVAVGAEVAAGAEVAAGAEVAVGAEVAAGAEVAAGAEVAVGAEVAVGAEVAVGAEVTAEANIFHLKNGRSEITFI from the exons atgttctttttgctaACAATTAAATTGCAAAATGTGCAAGTTGTTTTATTCTGTGGCCTTGACGGTATTTTAATATTTGAGCTAATGGGGAGAGACAAAGGGGAAGCTGGTAGAGAGGTGGACGCAGGAGCAGAGGTGGCAGCAGGAGCAGAGGTTGCAGTAGGAGCAGAGGttgcagcaggagcagaggtGGCAGTAGGAGCAGTGGTTGCAGTAGGAGCAGAGGttgcagcaggagcagaggtTGCAGCAGGAGCAGTGGTTGCAGTAGGAGCAGAG GTTGCAGTAGGAGCAGAGGttgcagcaggagcagaggtGGCAGCAGGAGCAGAGGTTGCAGTAGGAGCAGAGGTTGCAGTAGGAGCAGAGGTGGCAGCAGGAGCAGTGGttgcagcaggagcagaggttgcagcaggagcagaggtGGCAGCAGGAGCAGAGGTTGCAGTAGGAGCAGAGGTGGCAGCAGGAGCAGAGGTTGCAGTAGGAGCAGAGGTTGCAGTAGGAGCAGAGGTGGCAGCAGGAGCAGAGGttgcagcaggagcagaggttgcagcaggagcagaggtGGCAGCAGGAGCAGAGGTTGCAGTAGGTGCAGAGGTTGCAGTAGGAGCAGAGGTGGCAGCAGGAGCAGAGGTGGCAGCAGGAGCAGAG GTGGCAGCAGGAGCAGAGGTGGCAGCAGGAGCAGAG GTTGCAGTAGGAGCAGAGGTGGCAGTAGGAGCAGAGGTGGCAGTAGGAGCAGAGGttgcagcaggagcagaggtGGCAGCAGGAGCAGAGGTGGCAGTAGGAGCAGAGGttgcagcaggagcagaggtTGCAGTAGGAGCAGAGGttgcagcaggagcagaggtTGCAGTAGGAGCAGTGGTTGCAGTAGGAGCAGAGGttgcagcaggagcagaggtGGCAGTAGGAGCAGAGGTGGCAGCAGGAGCAGAGGttgcagcaggagcagaggttgcagcaggagcagaggttgcagcaggagcagaggtTGCAGTAGGAGCAGTGGTTGCAGTAGGAGCAGAGGttgcagcaggagcagaggttgcagcaggagcagaggtggcagcaggagcagaggttgcagcaggagcagaggtggcagcaggagcagaggttgcagcaggagcagaggtTGCAGTAGGAGCAGAGGTGGCAGTAGGAGCAGAGGTGGCAGCAGGAGCAGAGGttgcagcaggagcagaggtTGCAGTAGGAGCAGAGGTGGCAGTAGGAGCAGAGGTTGCAGTAGGAGCAGAGGttgcagcaggagcagaggtGGCAGCAGGAGCAGAGGTTGCAGTAGGAGCAGAGGttgcagcaggagcagaggttgcagcaggagcagag gtTGCAGTAGGAGCAGAGGTTGCAGTAGGAGCAGAGGTTGCAGTAGGAGCAGAAGTCACTGCTGAGGCAAACATATTTCATCTTAAAAATGGAAGAagtgaaattacatttatttag
- the LOC127534530 gene encoding UDP-3-O-acylglucosamine N-acyltransferase-like isoform X25, producing MFFLLTIKLQNVQVVLFCGLDGILIFELMGRDKGEAGREVDAGAEVAAGAEVAVGAEVAAGAEVAVGAVVAVGAEVAAGAEVAAGAVVAVGAEVAVGAEVAAGAEVAAGAEVAVGAEVAVGAEVAAGAVVAAGAEVAAGAEVAAGAEVAVGAEVAAGAEVAVGAEVAVGAEVAAGAEVAAGAEVAAGAEVAAGAEVAVGAEVAVGAEVAAGAEVAAGAEVAAGAEVAAGAEVAVGAEVAAGAEVAAGAEVAVGAEVAVGAEVAAGAEVAAGAEVAVGAEVAVGAEVAAGAEVAVGAEVAVGAEVAVGAEVAAGAEVAAGAEVAVGAEVAAGAEVAVGAEVAAGAEVAVGAVVAVGAEVAAGAEVAAGAEVAAGAEVAAGAEVAAGAEVAAGAEVAAGAEVAVGAEVAVGAEVAAGAEVAAGAEVAVGAEVAVGAEVAVGAEVAAGAEVAAGAEVAVGAEVAAGAEVAAGAEVAVGAEVAVGAEVAVGAEVTAEANIFHLKNGRSEITFI from the exons atgttctttttgctaACAATTAAATTGCAAAATGTGCAAGTTGTTTTATTCTGTGGCCTTGACGGTATTTTAATATTTGAGCTAATGGGGAGAGACAAAGGGGAAGCTGGTAGAGAGGTGGACGCAGGAGCAGAGGTGGCAGCAGGAGCAGAGGTTGCAGTAGGAGCAGAGGttgcagcaggagcagaggtGGCAGTAGGAGCAGTGGTTGCAGTAGGAGCAGAGGttgcagcaggagcagaggtTGCAGCAGGAGCAGTGGTTGCAGTAGGAGCAGAG GTTGCAGTAGGAGCAGAGGttgcagcaggagcagaggtGGCAGCAGGAGCAGAGGTTGCAGTAGGAGCAGAGGTTGCAGTAGGAGCAGAGGTGGCAGCAGGAGCAGTGGttgcagcaggagcagaggttgcagcaggagcagaggtGGCAGCAGGAGCAGAGGTTGCAGTAGGAGCAGAGGTGGCAGCAGGAGCAGAGGTTGCAGTAGGAGCAGAGGTTGCAGTAGGAGCAGAGGTGGCAGCAGGAGCAGAGGttgcagcaggagcagaggttgcagcaggagcagaggtGGCAGCAGGAGCAGAGGTTGCAGTAGGTGCAGAGGTTGCAGTAGGAGCAGAGGTGGCAGCAGGAGCAGAGGTGGCAGCAGGAGCAGAGGttgcagcaggagcagaggttgcagcaggagcagaggtTGCAGTAGGAGCAGAGGttgcagcaggagcagaggtGGCAGCAGGAGCAGAGGTTGCAGTAGGTGCAGAGGTTGCAGTAGGAGCAGAGGTGGCAGCAGGAGCAGAGGTGGCAGCAGGAGCAGAGGTTGCAGTAGGTGCAGAGGTTGCAGTAGGAGCAGAGGTGGCAGCAGGAGCAGAG GTTGCAGTAGGAGCAGAGGTGGCAGTAGGAGCAGAGGTGGCAGTAGGAGCAGAGGttgcagcaggagcagaggtGGCAGCAGGAGCAGAGGTGGCAGTAGGAGCAGAGGttgcagcaggagcagaggtTGCAGTAGGAGCAGAGGttgcagcaggagcagaggtTGCAGTAGGAGCAGTGGTTGCAGTAGGAGCAGAGGttgcagcaggagcagag GttgcagcaggagcagaggttgcagcaggagcagaggtggcagcaggagcagaggttgcagcaggagcagaggtggcagcaggagcagaggttgcagcaggagcagaggtTGCAGTAGGAGCAGAGGTGGCAGTAGGAGCAGAGGTGGCAGCAGGAGCAGAGGttgcagcaggagcagaggtTGCAGTAGGAGCAGAGGTGGCAGTAGGAGCAGAGGTTGCAGTAGGAGCAGAGGttgcagcaggagcagaggtGGCAGCAGGAGCAGAGGTTGCAGTAGGAGCAGAGGttgcagcaggagcagaggttgcagcaggagcagag gtTGCAGTAGGAGCAGAGGTTGCAGTAGGAGCAGAGGTTGCAGTAGGAGCAGAAGTCACTGCTGAGGCAAACATATTTCATCTTAAAAATGGAAGAagtgaaattacatttatttag
- the LOC127534530 gene encoding UDP-3-O-acylglucosamine N-acyltransferase-like isoform X36, which produces MFFLLTIKLQNVQVVLFCGLDGILIFELMGRDKGEAGREVDAGAEVAAGAEVAVGAEVAAGAEVAVGAVVAVGAEVAAGAEVAAGAVVAVGAEVAVGAEVAAGAEVAAGAEVAVGAEVAVGAEVAAGAVVAAGAEVAAGAEVAAGAEVAVGAEVAAGAEVAVGAEVAVGAEVAAGAEVAAGAEVAAGAEVAAGAEVAVGAEVAVGAEVAAGAEVAAGAEVAAGAEVAVGAEVAVGAEVAAGAEVAAGAEVAVGAEVAAGAEVAVGAEVAAGAEVAVGAVVAVGAEVAAGAEVAVGAEVAAGAEVAAGAEVAAGAEVAAGAEVAVGAVVAVGAEVAAGAEVAAGAEVAAGAEVAAGAEVAAGAEVAAGAEVAVGAEVAVGAEVAAGAEVAAGAEVAVGAEVAVGAEVAVGAEVAAGAEVAAGAEVAVGAEVAAGAEVAAGAEVAVGAEVAVGAEVAVGAEVTAEANIFHLKNGRSEITFI; this is translated from the exons atgttctttttgctaACAATTAAATTGCAAAATGTGCAAGTTGTTTTATTCTGTGGCCTTGACGGTATTTTAATATTTGAGCTAATGGGGAGAGACAAAGGGGAAGCTGGTAGAGAGGTGGACGCAGGAGCAGAGGTGGCAGCAGGAGCAGAGGTTGCAGTAGGAGCAGAGGttgcagcaggagcagaggtGGCAGTAGGAGCAGTGGTTGCAGTAGGAGCAGAGGttgcagcaggagcagaggtTGCAGCAGGAGCAGTGGTTGCAGTAGGAGCAGAG GTTGCAGTAGGAGCAGAGGttgcagcaggagcagaggtGGCAGCAGGAGCAGAGGTTGCAGTAGGAGCAGAGGTTGCAGTAGGAGCAGAGGTGGCAGCAGGAGCAGTGGttgcagcaggagcagaggttgcagcaggagcagaggtGGCAGCAGGAGCAGAGGTTGCAGTAGGAGCAGAGGTGGCAGCAGGAGCAGAGGTTGCAGTAGGAGCAGAGGTTGCAGTAGGAGCAGAGGTGGCAGCAGGAGCAGAGGttgcagcaggagcagaggttgcagcaggagcagaggtGGCAGCAGGAGCAGAGGTTGCAGTAGGTGCAGAGGTTGCAGTAGGAGCAGAGGTGGCAGCAGGAGCAGAG GTGGCAGCAGGAGCAGAGGTGGCAGCAGGAGCAGAGGTTGCAGTAG GAGCAGAGGTGGCAGTAGGAGCAGAGGttgcagcaggagcagaggtGGCAGCAGGAGCAGAGGTGGCAGTAGGAGCAGAGGttgcagcaggagcagaggtTGCAGTAGGAGCAGAGGttgcagcaggagcagaggtTGCAGTAGGAGCAGTGGTTGCAGTAGGAGCAGAGGttgcagcaggagcagaggtGGCAGTAGGAGCAGAGGTGGCAGCAGGAGCAGAGGttgcagcaggagcagaggttgcagcaggagcagaggttgcagcaggagcagaggtTGCAGTAGGAGCAGTGGTTGCAGTAGGAGCAGAGGttgcagcaggagcagaggttgcagcaggagcagaggtggcagcaggagcagaggttgcagcaggagcagaggtggcagcaggagcagaggttgcagcaggagcagaggtTGCAGTAGGAGCAGAGGTGGCAGTAGGAGCAGAGGTGGCAGCAGGAGCAGAGGttgcagcaggagcagaggtTGCAGTAGGAGCAGAGGTGGCAGTAGGAGCAGAGGTTGCAGTAGGAGCAGAGGttgcagcaggagcagaggtGGCAGCAGGAGCAGAGGTTGCAGTAGGAGCAGAGGttgcagcaggagcagaggttgcagcaggagcagag gtTGCAGTAGGAGCAGAGGTTGCAGTAGGAGCAGAGGTTGCAGTAGGAGCAGAAGTCACTGCTGAGGCAAACATATTTCATCTTAAAAATGGAAGAagtgaaattacatttatttag
- the LOC127534530 gene encoding UDP-3-O-acylglucosamine N-acyltransferase-like isoform X2: MFFLLTIKLQNVQVVLFCGLDGILIFELMGRDKGEAGREVDAGAEVAAGAEVAVGAEVAAGAEVAVGAVVAVGAEVAAGAEVAAGAVVAVGAEVAVGAEVAAGAEVAAGAEVAVGAEVAVGAEVAAGAVVAAGAEVAAGAEVAAGAEVAVGAEVAAGAEVAVGAEVAVGAEVAAGAEVAAGAEVAAGAEVAAGAEVAVGAEVAVGAEVAAGAEVAAGAEVAAGAEVAAGAEVAVGAEVAAGAEVAAGAEVAVGAEVAVGAEVAAGAEVAAGAEVAVGAEVAVGAEVAAGAEVAAGAEVAAGAEVAVGAEVAAGAEVAAGAEVAVGAEVAAGAEVAVGAEVAAGAEVAVGAVVAVGAEVAAGAEVAVGAEVAAGAEVAAGAEVAAGAEVAAGAEVAVGAVVAVGAEVAAGAEVAAGAEVAAGAEVAAGAEVAAGAEVAAGAEVAVGAEVAVGAEVAAGAEVAAGAEVAVGAEVAVGAEVAVGAEVAAGAEVAAGAEVAVGAEVAAGAEVAAGAEVAVGAEVAVGAEVAVGAEVTAEANIFHLKNGRSEITFI; encoded by the exons atgttctttttgctaACAATTAAATTGCAAAATGTGCAAGTTGTTTTATTCTGTGGCCTTGACGGTATTTTAATATTTGAGCTAATGGGGAGAGACAAAGGGGAAGCTGGTAGAGAGGTGGACGCAGGAGCAGAGGTGGCAGCAGGAGCAGAGGTTGCAGTAGGAGCAGAGGttgcagcaggagcagaggtGGCAGTAGGAGCAGTGGTTGCAGTAGGAGCAGAGGttgcagcaggagcagaggtTGCAGCAGGAGCAGTGGTTGCAGTAGGAGCAGAG GTTGCAGTAGGAGCAGAGGttgcagcaggagcagaggtGGCAGCAGGAGCAGAGGTTGCAGTAGGAGCAGAGGTTGCAGTAGGAGCAGAGGTGGCAGCAGGAGCAGTGGttgcagcaggagcagaggttgcagcaggagcagaggtGGCAGCAGGAGCAGAGGTTGCAGTAGGAGCAGAGGTGGCAGCAGGAGCAGAGGTTGCAGTAGGAGCAGAGGTTGCAGTAGGAGCAGAGGTGGCAGCAGGAGCAGAGGttgcagcaggagcagaggttgcagcaggagcagaggtGGCAGCAGGAGCAGAGGTTGCAGTAGGTGCAGAGGTTGCAGTAGGAGCAGAGGTGGCAGCAGGAGCAGAGGTGGCAGCAGGAGCAGAGGttgcagcaggagcagaggttgcagcaggagcagaggtTGCAGTAGGAGCAGAGGttgcagcaggagcagaggtGGCAGCAGGAGCAGAGGTTGCAGTAGGTGCAGAGGTTGCAGTAGGAGCAGAGGTGGCAGCAGGAGCAGAGGTGGCAGCAGGAGCAGAGGTTGCAGTAGGTGCAGAGGTTGCAGTAGGAGCAGAGGTGGCAGCAGGAGCAGAGGttgcagcaggagcagaggtGGCAGCAGGAGCAGAGGTTGCAGTAG GAGCAGAGGttgcagcaggagcagaggtGGCAGCAGGAGCAGAGGTGGCAGTAGGAGCAGAGGttgcagcaggagcagaggtTGCAGTAGGAGCAGAGGttgcagcaggagcagaggtTGCAGTAGGAGCAGTGGTTGCAGTAGGAGCAGAGGttgcagcaggagcagaggtGGCAGTAGGAGCAGAGGTGGCAGCAGGAGCAGAGGttgcagcaggagcagaggttgcagcaggagcagaggttgcagcaggagcagaggtTGCAGTAGGAGCAGTGGTTGCAGTAGGAGCAGAGGttgcagcaggagcagaggttgcagcaggagcagaggtggcagcaggagcagaggttgcagcaggagcagaggtggcagcaggagcagaggttgcagcaggagcagaggtTGCAGTAGGAGCAGAGGTGGCAGTAGGAGCAGAGGTGGCAGCAGGAGCAGAGGttgcagcaggagcagaggtTGCAGTAGGAGCAGAGGTGGCAGTAGGAGCAGAGGTTGCAGTAGGAGCAGAGGttgcagcaggagcagaggtGGCAGCAGGAGCAGAGGTTGCAGTAGGAGCAGAGGttgcagcaggagcagaggttgcagcaggagcagag gtTGCAGTAGGAGCAGAGGTTGCAGTAGGAGCAGAGGTTGCAGTAGGAGCAGAAGTCACTGCTGAGGCAAACATATTTCATCTTAAAAATGGAAGAagtgaaattacatttatttag